A window of Streptomyces sp. N50 contains these coding sequences:
- a CDS encoding questin oxidase family protein, producing MDTSGTLEEAFGRLHSTGPERGGWLSNHAPMVAEALAARGQAGAVHRWLDLYRDKLEDFPEPVAAVTDANWPAALGDSRRAADWIGYFSRALDERPWQDVLAVWWPRLLPGIAAGATHPVIRVGHAVRALGGEENEPRLTELAHGLGYWAARHQPVSGIEELATGSTAAGALDDVPPIVGGVVGFRARLGAVRQLPVWAGEVSDPDVARERLTELVRAATHRYATHGHGEPTMLVHAATAPNAVLRALDALPRELWAPSLHAAWTASAAVTAMYAPSEAITYVPPSRVTAEEVMERALEHGDEHVIKLTDTALDVGDERALAAALRAVEMSEPLVRGRA from the coding sequence ATGGATACGAGCGGAACGCTGGAAGAGGCATTCGGGCGACTGCACTCCACCGGGCCCGAGCGCGGGGGGTGGCTCAGTAATCACGCTCCGATGGTCGCCGAGGCGCTCGCGGCGCGCGGGCAGGCGGGGGCCGTTCACCGCTGGCTCGATCTCTACCGGGACAAGCTGGAGGACTTCCCCGAGCCGGTGGCTGCCGTCACGGACGCCAACTGGCCCGCCGCGCTGGGGGATTCGCGCCGGGCCGCCGACTGGATCGGCTACTTCTCCCGGGCCCTCGACGAACGGCCCTGGCAGGACGTGCTCGCCGTGTGGTGGCCGCGGCTGCTGCCCGGGATCGCCGCGGGCGCCACCCATCCGGTCATCCGCGTCGGGCATGCCGTACGGGCCCTCGGTGGGGAGGAGAACGAGCCTCGGCTCACCGAACTCGCCCACGGGCTGGGGTATTGGGCGGCGCGGCATCAACCCGTTTCGGGGATTGAGGAGTTGGCCACCGGGTCCACCGCCGCCGGTGCGCTCGATGACGTGCCGCCGATCGTCGGCGGAGTGGTCGGATTCCGGGCGCGGCTGGGCGCCGTACGTCAACTGCCCGTCTGGGCGGGCGAGGTGAGCGATCCGGACGTGGCGCGGGAGCGGCTCACCGAGTTGGTGCGTGCGGCCACGCATCGTTACGCGACCCACGGGCACGGCGAGCCGACCATGCTCGTGCACGCGGCGACAGCGCCCAACGCCGTGCTGCGCGCCCTGGACGCCCTGCCCCGCGAGCTGTGGGCGCCGAGTCTGCACGCGGCGTGGACGGCGTCGGCCGCCGTCACCGCGATGTACGCGCCGAGCGAGGCGATCACCTACGTTCCGCCCTCGCGGGTTACGGCCGAAGAGGTGATGGAGCGGGCCCTGGAACACGGGGACGAGCACGTGATCAAGTTGACGGACACGGCCCTGGATGTCGGGGACGAGCGGGCTCTCGCCGCCGCTCTGCGGGCCGTGGAGATGAGTGAGCCCCTTGTACGGGGGCGGGCCTGA
- the hemC gene encoding hydroxymethylbilane synthase, with protein sequence MSVPELIRIVSRDSPMALAQVERVRAELAVLHPQVRTEVVPVKTTGDKWMGDLSLVEGKGAFTKEVDAALLAGVADLAVHCVKDVPADRPLPAGTTFAAFLKRDDIRDALVHPGGLTLDELSPGTRIGTSSVRRVAQLAATHPELQCVPFRGNVNRRLEKLAAGEADALLVAMSGLERIDRTDVISEVLSPEVMMPPIGAGILALQCREGDTDVIDTVSGLGHPETHREATAERMFLHVLQGHCNSPISGYAQVDRSGELSLRACVFTPDGKTRLNAHEWAGRLDPATLGTSVAVALLRQGAREIIDGIPH encoded by the coding sequence ATGTCCGTGCCCGAACTGATCCGTATCGTCTCCCGCGACTCGCCCATGGCGCTGGCCCAAGTGGAGCGTGTGCGAGCCGAGTTGGCCGTCCTTCATCCGCAGGTGCGCACCGAGGTCGTGCCGGTCAAGACGACCGGTGACAAGTGGATGGGCGATCTGTCCCTGGTCGAGGGCAAGGGGGCGTTCACCAAGGAGGTGGACGCCGCGCTGCTCGCCGGTGTGGCGGATCTCGCGGTGCACTGCGTGAAGGACGTGCCCGCCGACCGTCCGCTGCCGGCCGGTACGACGTTCGCCGCGTTCCTCAAGCGGGACGACATCCGTGACGCCCTGGTCCACCCGGGCGGTCTGACCCTCGACGAACTGTCTCCGGGCACCCGGATCGGCACCTCGTCGGTCCGGCGGGTCGCGCAACTCGCCGCCACGCACCCGGAGTTGCAGTGCGTGCCGTTCCGCGGCAACGTCAACCGGCGGCTGGAGAAGCTCGCGGCGGGTGAGGCCGACGCGCTGCTGGTCGCGATGTCGGGCCTGGAGCGCATCGACCGGACGGACGTGATCAGCGAGGTGCTCTCGCCCGAGGTGATGATGCCGCCGATCGGCGCGGGCATCCTCGCCCTGCAGTGCCGCGAGGGCGACACCGACGTCATCGACACGGTCAGCGGGCTCGGTCACCCCGAGACGCATCGCGAGGCGACCGCGGAGCGCATGTTCCTGCACGTCCTCCAGGGGCACTGCAACAGCCCGATCTCCGGGTACGCGCAGGTCGACCGGAGCGGTGAACTGTCGCTGCGCGCCTGTGTGTTCACCCCGGACGGCAAGACCAGGCTCAACGCCCACGAGTGGGCGGGCCGCCTCGACCCGGCGACGCTGGGTACGTCCGTGGCGGTGGCGCTGCTGCGGCAGGGTGCCCGGGAGATCATCGACGGCATCCCGCACTAG